In bacterium, the genomic window ATAAAGCAGGGGACTGTTCACGCATGTTATTGATTTCTTCAAAGAGAATGTTCGCTTGCTCACTCGTGTTTGAAGCACATACGATATCAACTCCACCTTTGGAAAGAAAGAATTCAGCAAGGTCAATACCAGCGATAAAGGTTGTCTTTCCGTTCTTGCGAGCAATCAGTAATATGACTTCATTGAATCTTCGTAAACCAGAATCCTTCAATTTGAATCCATACGCTACCTGGATGATTGCTTTCTCCCAAAGTTCAAGTATAAACGATTGACCATTAAATGGAGACTTCGTATGCTTGCAGAAGGTTTCAATAAAATCAATTCGAAGATTCCCTGGTGCTTCATCAAAAACATATCTCGGGTTTTTCAAATCCTGAATCAATAAATCTATCTGCTTTTTTAATTCCTCACCAACTAGAATGTTTCCATCTTCTATTTGACGATGGTATTCAATTAGGTAGTTCATCAGGTGTTTGCTTTCTTAAGAAACTCATCGAATGCATCATCACCATCAATAACATTCTTACCCATGATTGAGTTCAGTGTTTTGATGACTGTTCCATATGAATTAATGAGTTTAGTATAATATTTAGCAGCTTCTGTCTGTCTTTGAGCTCCTTTACTTGAGACTTGAACTGCACCATGTTTTCTTATTTGTTCTTGAAGAATGCCAAGTTCAACCTTCATGAAAGCTGCTTGCTCAAGTAGGTTATCTACCAGTTGAGTTTTGGTTTCATCAACGGACGAAAAAAGCGACCGCAGTCGCTCTAGTTCTATATTGATATCTTTTAGTTTAGACACAATAACACCTCATTCGAATATAGCTTCTGGACATATCATAACCGGTCCTACTGCATTCATTCCAAAGACTCTACTTGCTAGGTAATTAAACTCCATATTGTGTATCAATCCTTCTTCATTGACTAAGACGATATGACCTGGAATCCTCAAGGGATAAACCTCGATGTATCCTTTGACTTGTTCTTGAAGTTCGTCCAGTTCGAATGTCGTATCCTTTGGTTTAATAAAAGAGAAGGAATTATCAGTATTTAGTACTAGAGCCTTGTCTTGATAGATTCCACTTAAAAACAATCTAAGAGGAATCACACTTGAACTGTTGCATTCTGAACAGCACTCTTCGTTTCCAATTGGGTGGGCATTGTGTGAGTCACCCAAGATTTCTTTATTGCACAAGCAGCATGTCATTTTTAATTACCTCAATTAAGTCTTCCTCTGGGATGATTGCTAAGTCTCCCCAAGTGCCATGTAGTTGATCGAGTCCATCGATGTATTCAATGACTCCTTCTCTACCGTTATAATGGTCTTCACCCTTCATATCGATGATTCTGATTTTATCTCCAATTTTGAACATGATAAGTACCTCCTAAGGTTAGTAATATATATCACTCTAAAGAGAGAAAATAGCAAGAAAAAAACGACCGAAGTCGCTTTAACTAATTAACGTTTGTCATTCAATAGTTCCGATTACTTTAGGATCTAATACTATTTCAAGTGTTGGTACCGATTCAAATGAATTGCTATACCCTCTATTTCGAGGATTTTCTCTACCTTTGATTCTAACTTTTTCGAGTGCTATAATTAATTCATCTCTTGAAGCTAATCCTAATTCTTTCAAAAGCATAGTTAAGTGTCTCTTAGATTTCATTTTCCCGAAAATCATTGTGTTAAATCTATGATAGTAGATATACATTCTTGGAAACCACCATTTATAAATTTCACCTTCAAACATAATCTCTGAATAATATCCAAGTAACAAGTCTGTTTCAACCACTACAGCTGCTCCAAATTTTGTACGTCCTGCTCTTTCAAACATTGTATCAGCTTGTACTGATAATCTGTTTAATTGGTATTTTGCATTACGATAATCAAAGGATTTGCAGTATTTATTAAATTCTGTAAATTGAAAGAACCCTTCCTTTTCAAATTTTCTTTTGCAATAAAAATTAGTTTTAAGAAGTTTTGAAATTTCTACATGTTTTGAATAAAGTTTTAAAATTAAAATTGAATATATGAAAAATTCGTGTCTTAAAAAATTAAAATGGTCCCACATACCTTCAGTAAGAGTACTAGTTCCTTCGGGAATTCTGCCATCAAAACTAGACATTGTTTCAAAAAGATTTATCAAATCTTCCAAGAAATCATTATCGTCTGCAACAGTACTCTCAAATACGTTGATAAAAACTCTTAAAATATCCTCAAATTCCTGGATTTTATTAAACATCAAATCGTGCGGATTTGATTCGAAATCTTCATATTTTACTAGGTTTTCATCAAATGTTTTCTTTATCAGTTCTGTAAATCGTTTTAGAAGTGTGTGACTATTTTTCTCTTGAAGCTTCGATAATGAAATTCGTTCCAATGAATAGTAGTCATTATACTTTGCCTTTGGATCTTCCTTATCATAATCTGCGACAAATAATGGTTGTTCACCCAAAGGTGGACGCGTAAATTTGGGCACATTGAAAATATCTCGAAGTAACATTTCGAATTCATATATTTGAGATTCTTGCGATGAGAAATCATAGTATTTTCTTGTTTTTATATACGTTGGTAAGTATGCTACTCCAAGTTCGTTTTTCTCGTATACGAGTGCTACAAACTTGTTTTGATCGTGCTTAGCATATACTTCTGGAGAGATTAAGTAGGTTTCTATTCCAACTCCTCCAGACCTATTATCTGCGTTTTCTGAGTACCTTTTATCACAAATAATTAAAACTTTATCACTTTCGGTGATGCTTTTCTCCATATAAGTTGGAAAGTCATTACCGCCAACCACATCCCATTCATCAAGTTTCACAAATATCCCTTTGGATGTTAATTGAGTTGCAAGACTTCTTATTGCTTCTTTATGTTTCTCAGAAGAATGACTATATGATATAAAAACTTTCTTCGATTCCATTTTTAAACCTCCCATAACAAATCAAGAATTTCAAAAAAAGTAGCTTCCATTTTTTAATTGCCACCCTGTACGGTACCCTATATCTTAATAATAATTCACATAGGGGGGGTTAGACAATTTCAAATATATACATGGTACAGTCTTCTTGCACTTCGGTACGAGTAGAATATTTTGTTATAATTTCATATTTTTCTAGTTCATCAAGGCATTCTTTAGTCTTATCACCCAATAAAACCGAGTCTCTACTGATAGGAATACTAACCACATTTCTATTAAGTACTTGATCAGCTATATAACAATAAATCACTTTAGCTTCATCAGACAGTTTTCCTTCGTTTTCTTTAAACTTAACGTGATTAATCATTCTTTTCATCGCTCAACACTCCTTATGTTCTTAAATTTTTCCATTCAACCTATGATATTACAATCGACATCAAACATCTCAATGCGCCTTACAAATCATGAAGATTTGGATTGCAAGGAAATAACCGCTAAATTATAAATAAATTCGCTTATATCAACTTATTAGAAACATCTTTTAGTTTTTGTAGAATATCTTCTTCATTTAGAACTTCTTCGTCAAATAATGTATCGAATGGTCTTGTCCTATGTAAAAGTAACAATTGACTCAGTAGCGAATCTGTTTTATCGATGGGTATTCTATCTAGCGATTCATCAATGTCATAAAATTGCATAGCTCCGACAACTAAATTTTTAATACTAGTTAAGTCATCAATACCATATTGCTGAAAAACTAAATTTTGAACTTTCTCTTTAATTAACTTGTGTTGATCCTTAACTGACATGATTCCACCTCTTTGATTAACATTATATCAAACAATGTTTACTTTAATTAGGTTTTTCTGGATTTATTAAGTTGCCCTCTTTATCGAAACTAACTTTCTTACTGAAACGTTCATGCTCACGGTTATGGCATTCTCTACAAAGTAGTTCCAGGTTATCTTGATTTAGACTTATCAATGAATCATTAACATTTTCAACATTGAGTCTTTCTTTATGATGAACTTCGATTCCAACTTGACCACATCGTTCACAAAGACTATTGACTGAGACTATCTTGAGTTCACGAGCTGCAAGCCATGCAGGTGACTTATAGAAGTTATGAAGAACCTTTGGCTTTTTCATATGCTTCTCTTAGCTCAGCTGCTTTTGCTTCCACATGTTCCCAGCGAACAGGTAAGTCTTCACGACCCATGTGTCCGTAAGTTGCTAACTCCAGGAACTTCACTTTTTCAAACTCTAATTCTTTACGAATGTTTGTTGGAGTGAAATTAAAGTGTTGATTCACTAGTTCTAGTAATTGATCATCAGATAATTTACCAGTACCAAACGTATCGATCGATACTGCAACTGGATTTGCTACTCCAATTGAATAGGACACACAAACTTCGCACGTATCGGCTAATTCTGCCTCCACAAGAGCTTTTGCTACGAATCTGGCATAATAACTCGCGCTGCGGTCAACCTTGCTTACGTCCTTACCAGAAAAGGCCCCACCACCATGCTTTGAATATCCACCATATGTATCTACGATTATTTTTCTACCAGTTAATCCTGAATCACCGTAAGGACCACCAGTGACGAAAGCTCCTGTTGGATTGACGAGTACATTGATATTAGTTAGATTCTTACCGATCAATGGTTTGAGCACTTCTTCTACCATGATTTCTTTTGCGAGTGATAGGCTTGCTCCAGGTCTTGTTTGAGCTGAAACAATAATTGTGTCATATGCGAATGGTTGTCCATCCACATACCTGACTGATACTTGGCACTTGCCATCTGGACCAAAGATGTGATTGTATTTTGCTTTTCTAAGTGTGTCTATTTCTTTTGCAATCTCATGTGCTACTACAATAGGCAGTGGCATGAGTTCTGGTGTCTCGTTGCAAGCGAACCCATACATCATCCCCTGATCACCTGCACCTTGCTGATGATCTAGAGTTTCATTGACGCCTTGTGCAATATCTGGAGATTGCTTGGATATTTTTTCTAGTACACAGAACTCTTCAGTGTACCCGATTTCTTTAAGTACTTGTTTTGCGATGTCTGAGTATTGAACGATAGCTATAGTTGTCACTTCACCAAAGATTACTACTAGATCATCCTTGATCGCTGTTTCAACTGCTACTCTTGCTGCTTGGTCTTGTTCCAGGATTGCGTCTAATATAGCATCACTGATTTGGTCACATATTTTATCTGGATGTCCACTAAAGACTGATTCACTTGTTATGATTTTCATGTTGTCCTCTTTTCTAGCAAGAAAAAGGAAGCATTGAGCTTCCCTGGTTTGCCTTGATTTGAATGTGTTATTTTATTGCTGCTTTTGGTAAGTATGCAGTGTACCTTGCGTAATGATATCCTTCGCTTTCAACCAGGATACCAAAATCGTGTGAATCGGATGTCACGAAGATACAGTGAAATACCTCTTCTTGGTCACAATACATATGCTCAAGATTTTCTTTGATAAAATCGTAGTCGTTCAGTGGATCCTTGATAAAACATTCGAATAAGTCTTTATCGATGACTACTTGTTTTTCAATAACGAACTCATCATGAGGAATGAGTTCTGTTGATGTTGTTTTTCTTATAAAATTGGTTTTCATGTTCTTGTCCTTCTAGTCGATTTTCCAAGCAGTGTAGACACTTCTATATGTGCAATCCCAAGTATCTAGAATAACGCCATCTTTACATACTGTAACATGGCCAGTCATCTTCAAAACATATGTCCCGCGCGTATAGAGACCGGTAAAAGTGGAACCCTTGATTCGAGGTTCTCCCTTGATTGCTTTAAATATCAATCGAGGTTTTCCTTCGAAGTATTTGTATAAGAACTCGGTATCTTTATAACTTGAGAACTTCCACTCTCGTTTGAGTTGGTTGAGTTCTCGTCTGCATTCCATATAGTCCTTATTCATGGCGGCACTTATTGCTCTAACCACACAGTCGGTTGTTTTGATACCTTTAGGATGTGCATTGTATTCTTGAAACATTACTTTGCCCATCCTTTATTGAACCACTTCACCAGTTCTCTTGATGATTCAGTTTGAAAGACTGGTTTTTCAAACCCATCAAGTCTTTCAAAGACTGTGTATTTGAAATCGTTCCATACGCAATCGATTTGAACAACGAATAAGTTATTGTTGTTTTCTATGTCTGCGATTCTAAAATCATCATAGAGTGGACCGTTTAAAGGGCAGTTGTTTTTGAACCATACATAACTTGTCTCAAGGTCTACTTTTCCACCAGATTTGATTTGGCTGATGATGTTACCCATCTTCATAGTTTTGTTTGCTAAACTTGAATCTCTACAAAACCAATCGAACCATCCCGCTTTGATTTGGGTTGTTGTATAATGTTTATCGAACTCACCCGACTTAAATCTTTGAATCCATTCTGATAACTTGATTTGTTTATCCATAATGTGACCTACTTTCTACCTTTTGGTATGTATATATATCACTCTAAAGACCTTTTATATCAAGTCAATTCGACACTAAATGCTTACTATAGTGATAAATTTTGAAAGTCATCAATGGCATTAAGCGATAGCTTCTTGCCCTTACGGATCAGATAGCAATTGTCACTTGATCCTTTGTGTCTTATGTATCGTTTAACTATCACATCGACGAATCTCTCATCAAGTTCCATTAGATAAGATTTTCTTTGAAGCTGATCGGATGCGATCATAGTTGATCCAGAACCACCGAACAAGTCGAGTACGTATTCATTGACTCTGGAGGAGTTTGTAATTGCTCGTCCACAAAGTTCAAGTGGTTTCATCGTTGGATGGTCATCATTTCGCTTAGGCTTGTTATATTCCCAGATGGTATCTTGTGTACGATCATCAATAAAGTAATGAGCTGCACCTTCTTTCCATCCGTAAAGAATAGGTTCATGTCTCCAGTGATAATCTTGTCTACCTAGTACTAAGGCATTCTTAACCCAGACTAAGCACTCGGCTAGTTTGAAACCGGCATTTTTGAACGCATTTCTAAAGTTGATTCCTTCAGTATCTGCATGGCATACATAGATGGCTCCACCATCTTTGGTTGCTTCAAACATATTCGTAAATGCATCATATAAAAAAAGATAGAAGCTGTTATCTTCCATCTTGTCATTCTTAATCTTTCCAGCTGTACCTTCATAGTCCACATTGTATGGTGGATCCGTGAAGATCATATCAATCTTTTGTCCATCCAGGAGTTTTTGAACATCTTGCTTCTTGGTTGAATCACCACACATGACTCGGTGATTCCCTAATAGATAAATATCACCTATTTCAGAATAAGGGGTTTCACTGATTTCATCTGAAGGGTCAAAATCATCATCACTTGCATTATCTGGAATATCAGATTCAAGTTCTTCAAACCCGAACTGAAGCATATCAATATCGATATTCGAGAGTTCTTCTTCAAGTTTACTGAAATCCCAGGTAGCAAGTTCCGCTGTCTTGTTATCTGCCAAACGAAAGGCCTTAATTTGCCCTTCTGTGAGGTCATCAGCAACAATACAAGGAACAGTGGCCAATCCTAGTTTAAGGCTCGCTTTAAGCCGAGTGTGGCCAGCAATAATGACTAGATCCTTAGTGATCACAATTGGAACCTTGAATCCGAACTCTTTAATACTATTAGCTACAGCATCAACTGCAGCATCATTATTTCTTGGGTTGTTTTCGTATATTAACAACTCCGAGGGTTTCTTCATCACTATGTTCATTAATCCAAGTTTCCTCGCCTTTTTCTATGCGTTTCAGCATGATGTCTATTTCTTCTTTACGTTCGTTGTATTCACGTCCGAACTTAATAATTAATAAGTATTTGATAGCATTAAAATCGGGTAGAGCTTTCTTCTTGGTTTTAACAAGACGCTTCTTTGTTCCCGATGATGTTTCTTCAATGATGGTTTGTACTTCCTCATACTCCATCCCAACAGCTCGTTGGAACAAGGCGTCCATGAGTTTATACTTAAGTTCATCATCACCATTGATAAATGCTTGATTTAGTCTGGGATGAGATCGTTTCAATTTAATGAGTGTGTTCTCACTTAGGTTCATGGCTTTAGCGATATCCTTTTGGATAATCCGCCTAGCAACCATGTCTTGAATACTTTTTATTCGTTCATCAAGTACTCCATCAGCCTCCCATTGCTGATATGTATCCAGTACCTTTGGCACATCGATTCCAACCTTTCAAGGTTCAGTAAATTTATCAAAAACTGAAGTTATCCAAGGGTTGAATACTACATATTTTTCTGCAAAAGAAAAGAAACCCTCGTATTTGAGAGTTTCTATCTTCTAGGCTTCATCTAAAGCCAGTATTCCACGCTAATTGTAGTATATGAAATATGTCAATTTTTGTCTACATGCCAGCGGCACAATAATCTTAGCAAAGCCATGCTTTTTAACGTTTTGTGCCATAGCACTTGAAGCATAGTTGACAACTGCTTTAACCACACTTGTTGATAACTTGCTTTATAGTTGGCATTACTGTTCACAAGGATTATCGGAAAAGATGCTTTCAATTCTTGTCTAACAACATTTGTAAACGATTAATTAACTGATCATAAGTAATAATGTCACAGTCTTTATTATTATACCTAACTATATTTAAATTAAGCCTAACTATATCGGAACTAATACTATGCATTTCAACCTCTTTTTCAATATTACCAATTAGCAAAAAAGATTTCACTAGTACTTTACTAGGCTTAACTTCCTTTGCAGACATCATATTCCGTTGGATATTCGTCTGCTGTATTGCATTCGAAAACTCGGAAGTTAACTTGCATGTGTTATTTCGATATTCGTTTTTCTTGAAAAGTAATGTGTCAGCTCTTTTAAGTTCAATAATATTAGGAAAATCCACCTGATTATCAAACTTGATATCAATTCTATTAACGGGAAACTCATCATTATCGATAACATATTGAAACTCCGCCACACCATCGAGGCCAGGAATTATTAACGGTAAAAATCCTTGGTATTTTTTCAATACCTTCTCAATGTAATGCTCGTTTTCATTTAGGGATTTTACTAATTCTTCTTTGAAACGAGATAAAAGTCTATGTCTTGTTTTTAACTCTGCATTAAAAATAACATCTTCTTCCAAAACTAAAGTGTCAAAAGACAGTAAGTACTTTTTAAGACGATTGTTCAAATCTGCTAATCTAATATACGTTACCTTGGGATCGTATTCGAAATCAAAAACATCGCTGAAAAGCTCATCAAAATCACGCTTTGATATTTTTTCAAGTAATCCTGCTTCAATATTGACAACTTCTTTTAATAATTCAGTGTGTAAAGTAAATTGCTTGTTTGATTGTCTCAAAACCTTTTTTACTTGTAAATGCCCGTTTTCATCAGTATTACACTCTTTAATGGTCATACCAACATAGTAATTGTGTGTTCTTTCATGTGAATCATATTCAGTCTTTATGTAAGGCATAATTCCAAAAATAGAATCTTTACTCGCAAAAAAATATTCATCAGTTGTTCTATATATATCTTTTGATATCTTTGCAAATTTAAATTTAATAAAAATCACCCAATTTCATCAATCAAATAAAATCTCCATAGGTTTGTAAAAAAATCAGACAATGATTCATG contains:
- a CDS encoding DNA modification methylase, producing the protein MNIVMKKPSELLIYENNPRNNDAAVDAVANSIKEFGFKVPIVITKDLVIIAGHTRLKASLKLGLATVPCIVADDLTEGQIKAFRLADNKTAELATWDFSKLEEELSNIDIDMLQFGFEELESDIPDNASDDDFDPSDEISETPYSEIGDIYLLGNHRVMCGDSTKKQDVQKLLDGQKIDMIFTDPPYNVDYEGTAGKIKNDKMEDNSFYLFLYDAFTNMFEATKDGGAIYVCHADTEGINFRNAFKNAGFKLAECLVWVKNALVLGRQDYHWRHEPILYGWKEGAAHYFIDDRTQDTIWEYNKPKRNDDHPTMKPLELCGRAITNSSRVNEYVLDLFGGSGSTMIASDQLQRKSYLMELDERFVDVIVKRYIRHKGSSDNCYLIRKGKKLSLNAIDDFQNLSL
- a CDS encoding HNH endonuclease, whose translation is MKKPKVLHNFYKSPAWLAARELKIVSVNSLCERCGQVGIEVHHKERLNVENVNDSLISLNQDNLELLCRECHNREHERFSKKVSFDKEGNLINPEKPN
- a CDS encoding terminase large subunit codes for the protein MNYLIEYHRQIEDGNILVGEELKKQIDLLIQDLKNPRYVFDEAPGNLRIDFIETFCKHTKSPFNGQSFILELWEKAIIQVAYGFKLKDSGLRRFNEVILLIARKNGKTTFIAGIDLAEFFLSKGGVDIVCASNTSEQANILFEEINNMREQSPAL
- the metK gene encoding methionine adenosyltransferase yields the protein MKIITSESVFSGHPDKICDQISDAILDAILEQDQAARVAVETAIKDDLVVIFGEVTTIAIVQYSDIAKQVLKEIGYTEEFCVLEKISKQSPDIAQGVNETLDHQQGAGDQGMMYGFACNETPELMPLPIVVAHEIAKEIDTLRKAKYNHIFGPDGKCQVSVRYVDGQPFAYDTIIVSAQTRPGASLSLAKEIMVEEVLKPLIGKNLTNINVLVNPTGAFVTGGPYGDSGLTGRKIIVDTYGGYSKHGGGAFSGKDVSKVDRSASYYARFVAKALVEAELADTCEVCVSYSIGVANPVAVSIDTFGTGKLSDDQLLELVNQHFNFTPTNIRKELEFEKVKFLELATYGHMGREDLPVRWEHVEAKAAELREAYEKAKGSS
- a CDS encoding Shedu anti-phage system protein SduA domain-containing protein is translated as MIFIKFKFAKISKDIYRTTDEYFFASKDSIFGIMPYIKTEYDSHERTHNYYVGMTIKECNTDENGHLQVKKVLRQSNKQFTLHTELLKEVVNIEAGLLEKISKRDFDELFSDVFDFEYDPKVTYIRLADLNNRLKKYLLSFDTLVLEEDVIFNAELKTRHRLLSRFKEELVKSLNENEHYIEKVLKKYQGFLPLIIPGLDGVAEFQYVIDNDEFPVNRIDIKFDNQVDFPNIIELKRADTLLFKKNEYRNNTCKLTSEFSNAIQQTNIQRNMMSAKEVKPSKVLVKSFLLIGNIEKEVEMHSISSDIVRLNLNIVRYNNKDCDIITYDQLINRLQMLLDKN
- a CDS encoding DUF4314 domain-containing protein, which produces MFKIGDKIRIIDMKGEDHYNGREGVIEYIDGLDQLHGTWGDLAIIPEEDLIEVIKNDMLLVQ
- a CDS encoding DUF3846 domain-containing protein gives rise to the protein MIPLRLFLSGIYQDKALVLNTDNSFSFIKPKDTTFELDELQEQVKGYIEVYPLRIPGHIVLVNEEGLIHNMEFNYLASRVFGMNAVGPVMICPEAIFE
- a CDS encoding DUF6329 domain-containing protein codes for the protein MKTNFIRKTTSTELIPHDEFVIEKQVVIDKDLFECFIKDPLNDYDFIKENLEHMYCDQEEVFHCIFVTSDSHDFGILVESEGYHYARYTAYLPKAAIK
- a CDS encoding toll/interleukin-1 receptor domain-containing protein; this translates as MESKKVFISYSHSSEKHKEAIRSLATQLTSKGIFVKLDEWDVVGGNDFPTYMEKSITESDKVLIICDKRYSENADNRSGGVGIETYLISPEVYAKHDQNKFVALVYEKNELGVAYLPTYIKTRKYYDFSSQESQIYEFEMLLRDIFNVPKFTRPPLGEQPLFVADYDKEDPKAKYNDYYSLERISLSKLQEKNSHTLLKRFTELIKKTFDENLVKYEDFESNPHDLMFNKIQEFEDILRVFINVFESTVADDNDFLEDLINLFETMSSFDGRIPEGTSTLTEGMWDHFNFLRHEFFIYSILILKLYSKHVEISKLLKTNFYCKRKFEKEGFFQFTEFNKYCKSFDYRNAKYQLNRLSVQADTMFERAGRTKFGAAVVVETDLLLGYYSEIMFEGEIYKWWFPRMYIYYHRFNTMIFGKMKSKRHLTMLLKELGLASRDELIIALEKVRIKGRENPRNRGYSNSFESVPTLEIVLDPKVIGTIE